A window of Theropithecus gelada isolate Dixy chromosome 14, Tgel_1.0, whole genome shotgun sequence contains these coding sequences:
- the PRDX5 gene encoding peroxiredoxin-5, mitochondrial isoform X1: MGLAGVCVLRRSAGYILGGAAGQSVAATAAARRRSEGGWASGGVRSFSRAAAAMAPIKVGDAIPAVEVFEGEPGNKVNLAELFKGKKGVLFGVPGAFTPGCSKTHLPGFVEQAEALKAKGVQVLACLSVNDAFVTGEWGRAHKVEGKVRLLADPTGAFGKETDLLLDDSLVSIFGNRRLKRFSMVVQDGIVKALNVEPDGTGLTCSLAPSIISQL; the protein is encoded by the exons ATGGGACTAGCCGGCGTGTGCGTCCTGAGACGCTCAGCGGGCTATATACTCGGTGGGGCCGCCGGTCAGTCTGTGGCAGCGACAGCAGCAGCAAGACGGCGAAGTGAAGGAGGGTGGGCGTCTGGCGGGGTCCGCAGTTTCAGCAGAGCCGCTGCAGCCATGGCCCCGATCAAG GTGGGAGATGCCATCCCTGCAGTGGAGGTGTTTGAAGGGGAGCCAGGGAACAAGGTGAACCTGGCAGAGCTGTTCAAGGGCAAGAAGGGTGTGCTGTTTGGAGTTCCCGGGGCCTTCACGCCTGGATGTTCCAAG ACCCACCTACCAGGGTTTGTGGAGCAGGCTGAGGCTCTGAAGGCCAAGGGAGTCCAGGTGTTGGCCTGTCTGAGTGTTAATGATGCCTTTGTGACTGGCGAGTGGGGCCGAGCCCACAAGGTGGAAGGCAAG GTTCGGCTCCTGGCTGATCCcactggggcctttgggaag GAGACAGACTTATTACTAGATGATTCGTTAGTGTCCATCTTTGGGAATCGACGTCTCAAGAG GTTCTCCATGGTGGTACAGGATGGCATAGTGAAGGCCCTGAATGTGGAACCAGATGGCACAGGCCTCACCTGCAGTCTGGCACCCAGCATCATCTCACAGCTCTGA
- the PRDX5 gene encoding peroxiredoxin-5, mitochondrial isoform X2: MGLAGVCVLRRSAGYILGGAAGQSVAATAAARRRSEGGWASGGVRSFSRAAAAMAPIKVGDAIPAVEVFEGEPGNKVNLAELFKGKKGVLFGVPGAFTPGCSKVRLLADPTGAFGKETDLLLDDSLVSIFGNRRLKRFSMVVQDGIVKALNVEPDGTGLTCSLAPSIISQL; encoded by the exons ATGGGACTAGCCGGCGTGTGCGTCCTGAGACGCTCAGCGGGCTATATACTCGGTGGGGCCGCCGGTCAGTCTGTGGCAGCGACAGCAGCAGCAAGACGGCGAAGTGAAGGAGGGTGGGCGTCTGGCGGGGTCCGCAGTTTCAGCAGAGCCGCTGCAGCCATGGCCCCGATCAAG GTGGGAGATGCCATCCCTGCAGTGGAGGTGTTTGAAGGGGAGCCAGGGAACAAGGTGAACCTGGCAGAGCTGTTCAAGGGCAAGAAGGGTGTGCTGTTTGGAGTTCCCGGGGCCTTCACGCCTGGATGTTCCAAG GTTCGGCTCCTGGCTGATCCcactggggcctttgggaag GAGACAGACTTATTACTAGATGATTCGTTAGTGTCCATCTTTGGGAATCGACGTCTCAAGAG GTTCTCCATGGTGGTACAGGATGGCATAGTGAAGGCCCTGAATGTGGAACCAGATGGCACAGGCCTCACCTGCAGTCTGGCACCCAGCATCATCTCACAGCTCTGA
- the PRDX5 gene encoding peroxiredoxin-5, mitochondrial isoform X4, whose translation MGLAGVCVLRRSAGYILGGAAGQSVAATAAARRRSEGGWASGGVRSFSRAAAAMAPIKVRLLADPTGAFGKETDLLLDDSLVSIFGNRRLKRFSMVVQDGIVKALNVEPDGTGLTCSLAPSIISQL comes from the exons ATGGGACTAGCCGGCGTGTGCGTCCTGAGACGCTCAGCGGGCTATATACTCGGTGGGGCCGCCGGTCAGTCTGTGGCAGCGACAGCAGCAGCAAGACGGCGAAGTGAAGGAGGGTGGGCGTCTGGCGGGGTCCGCAGTTTCAGCAGAGCCGCTGCAGCCATGGCCCCGATCAAG GTTCGGCTCCTGGCTGATCCcactggggcctttgggaag GAGACAGACTTATTACTAGATGATTCGTTAGTGTCCATCTTTGGGAATCGACGTCTCAAGAG GTTCTCCATGGTGGTACAGGATGGCATAGTGAAGGCCCTGAATGTGGAACCAGATGGCACAGGCCTCACCTGCAGTCTGGCACCCAGCATCATCTCACAGCTCTGA
- the PRDX5 gene encoding peroxiredoxin-5, mitochondrial isoform X3 produces MGLAGVCVLRRSAGYILGGAAGQSVAATAAARRRSEGGWASGGVRSFSRAAAAMAPIKTHLPGFVEQAEALKAKGVQVLACLSVNDAFVTGEWGRAHKVEGKVRLLADPTGAFGKETDLLLDDSLVSIFGNRRLKRFSMVVQDGIVKALNVEPDGTGLTCSLAPSIISQL; encoded by the exons ATGGGACTAGCCGGCGTGTGCGTCCTGAGACGCTCAGCGGGCTATATACTCGGTGGGGCCGCCGGTCAGTCTGTGGCAGCGACAGCAGCAGCAAGACGGCGAAGTGAAGGAGGGTGGGCGTCTGGCGGGGTCCGCAGTTTCAGCAGAGCCGCTGCAGCCATGGCCCCGATCAAG ACCCACCTACCAGGGTTTGTGGAGCAGGCTGAGGCTCTGAAGGCCAAGGGAGTCCAGGTGTTGGCCTGTCTGAGTGTTAATGATGCCTTTGTGACTGGCGAGTGGGGCCGAGCCCACAAGGTGGAAGGCAAG GTTCGGCTCCTGGCTGATCCcactggggcctttgggaag GAGACAGACTTATTACTAGATGATTCGTTAGTGTCCATCTTTGGGAATCGACGTCTCAAGAG GTTCTCCATGGTGGTACAGGATGGCATAGTGAAGGCCCTGAATGTGGAACCAGATGGCACAGGCCTCACCTGCAGTCTGGCACCCAGCATCATCTCACAGCTCTGA
- the TRMT112 gene encoding multifunctional methyltransferase subunit TRM112-like protein isoform X2: MKLLTHNLLSSHVRGVGSRGFPLRLQATEVRICPVEFNPNFVARMIPKVEWAAFLEAADNVPKGPVEGYEENEEFLRTMHHLLLEVEVIEGTLQCPESGRMFPISRGIPNMLLSEEETES; this comes from the exons ATGAAACTGCTCACCCACAATCTGCTGAGCTCGCATGTGCGGGGGGTGGGGTCCCGTGGCTTCCCCCTGCGCCTCCAG GCCACTGAGGTCCGTATCTGCCCTGTGGAGTTCAACCCCAACTTCGTGGCGCGTATGATACCTAAGGTGGAGTGGGCGGCGTTCCTGGAAGCGGCCGATAAT GTGCCTAAAGGGCCGGTTGAGGGATATGAGGAGAATGAAGAGTTTCTGAGGACCATGCACCATCTGCTGCTGGAG GTGGAAGTGATAGAGGGCACCCTGCAGTGCCCGGAGTCTGGACGTATGTTCCCCATCAGCCGCGGGATCCCCAACATGCTGCTGagtgaagaggaaactgagagttGA
- the TRMT112 gene encoding multifunctional methyltransferase subunit TRM112-like protein isoform X1 has product MKLLTHNLLSSHVRGVGSRGFPLRLQATEVRICPVEFNPNFVARMIPKVEWAAFLEAADNLSLIQVPKGPVEGYEENEEFLRTMHHLLLEVEVIEGTLQCPESGRMFPISRGIPNMLLSEEETES; this is encoded by the exons ATGAAACTGCTCACCCACAATCTGCTGAGCTCGCATGTGCGGGGGGTGGGGTCCCGTGGCTTCCCCCTGCGCCTCCAG GCCACTGAGGTCCGTATCTGCCCTGTGGAGTTCAACCCCAACTTCGTGGCGCGTATGATACCTAAGGTGGAGTGGGCGGCGTTCCTGGAAGCGGCCGATAAT TTGAGCCTGATCCAGGTGCCTAAAGGGCCGGTTGAGGGATATGAGGAGAATGAAGAGTTTCTGAGGACCATGCACCATCTGCTGCTGGAG GTGGAAGTGATAGAGGGCACCCTGCAGTGCCCGGAGTCTGGACGTATGTTCCCCATCAGCCGCGGGATCCCCAACATGCTGCTGagtgaagaggaaactgagagttGA
- the ESRRA gene encoding steroid hormone receptor ERR1, translating into MSSQVVGIEPLYIKAEPASPDSPKGSSETETEPPVALAPGPAPTRCLPGHKEEEDGEGAGPGEQGGGKLVLSSLPKRLCLVCGDVASGYHYGVASCEACKAFFKRTIQGSIEYSCPASNECEITKRRRKACQACRFTKCLRVGMLKEGVRLDRVRGGRQKYKRRPEVDPLPFPGPFPAGPLAVAGGPRKTAPVNALVSHLLVVEPEKLYAMPDPAGPDGHLPAVATLCDLFDREIVVTISWAKSIPGFSSLSLSDQMSVLQSVWMEVLVLGVAQRSLPLQDELAFAEDLVLDEEGARAAGLGELGAALLQLVRRLQALRLEREEYVLLKALALANSDSVHIEDAEAVEQLREALHEALLEYEAGRAGPGGGAERRRAGRLLLTLPLLRQTAGKVLAHFYGVKLEGKVPMHKLFLEMLEAMMD; encoded by the exons ATGTCCAGCCAGGTGGTGGGCATTGAGCCTCTCTACATCAAGGCAGAGCCGGCCAGCCCTGACAGTCCAAAGGGTTCTTCAGAGACGGAGACCGAGCCTCCTGTGGCACTGGCCCCTGGTCCAGCTCCCACCCGCTGCCTCCCAGGCCATAAGGaagaggaggatggggagggggctgggcctGGCGAGCAGGGCGGTGGGAAGCTGGTGCTCAGCTCCCTGCCCAAGCGCCTCTGCCTGGTCTGTGGGGACGTGGCCTCTGGCTATCACTATGGTGTGGCATCCTGTGAGGCCTGCAAAGCCTTCTTCAAGAGGACCATCCAGG GGAGCATCGAGTACAGCTGTCCGGCCTCCAACGAGTGTGAGATCACCAAGCGGAGACGCAAGGCCTGCCAGGCCTGTCGCTTCACCAAGTGCCTGCGGGTGGGCATGCTCAAGGAGG GAGTGCGCCTGGACCGTGTCCGGGGTGGGCGGCAGAAGTACAAGCGGCGACCAGAGGTGGACCCACTGCCCTTCCCGGGCCCCTTCCCTGCTGGGCCCCTGGCAGTCGCTGGCGGCCCCCGGAAGACAG CCCCAGTGAATGCACTGGTGTCTCATCTGCTGGTGGTTGAGCCTGAGAAGCTCTATGCCATGCCCGACCCCGCGGGCCCTGATGGGCACCTCCCAGCCGTGGCTACCCTCTGTGACCTCTTTGACCGAGAGATTGTGGTCACCATCAGCTGGGCCAAGAGCATCCCAG GTTTCTCATCGCTGTCGCTGTCTGACCAGATGTCAGTACTGCAGAGCGTATGGATGGAGGTGCTGGTGCTGGGTGTGGCCCAGCGCTCACTGCCACTGCAGGATGAGCTGGCCTTTGCTGAGGACTTAGTCCTGGATGAAGAGGGGGCACGGGCAGCTGGCCTAGGGGAACTGGGGGCTGCCCTGCTGCAACTGGTGCGGCGGCTGCAGGCCCTGCGGCTGGAGCGAGAGGAGTATGTTCTACTGAAGGCCCTGGCCCTTGCCAATTCAG ACTCTGTGCACATCGAAGATGCCGAGGCTGTGGAGCAGCTGCGAGAAGCTCTGCACGAGGCCCTGCTGGAGTACGAAGCCGGCCGGGCTGGCCCCGGAGGGGGTGCTGAGCGGCGGAGGGCGGGCAGGCTGCTGCTCACGCTACCGCTCCTCCGCCAGACAGCGGGCAAAGTGCTGGCCCATTTCTATGGGGTGAAGCTGGAAGGCAAGGTGCCCATGCACAAGCTCTTCTTGGAAATGCTCGAGGCCATGATGGACTGA
- the CATSPERZ gene encoding cation channel sperm-associated protein subunit zeta: MEEKPSKVSLKSSDRHDSDKESVHSDIRDLWTTTTLSQAQLNMPLSEVCEGFDAEGRSISKTRGWYSPGSRSLDEGDKASHKPEEMDEHALVELELHRGSSMEINPGEDTASQIEAEKSSSMSSLNIAKHTPHRAYWAEQQSRLPLPLMELMENEALEILTKAHRSYQLGIGRDHFLTKELQRYIEGLKKRRSKRLYVN; the protein is encoded by the exons ATGGAGGAAAAGCCTTCGAAA GTGTCGCTCAAGTCTTCCGACCGCCATGACTCGGACAAGGAGAGCGTGCACAGCGACATTCGGGACCTGTGGACCACGACCACGCTGTCCCAGGCACAGCTGAACATGCCGCTGTCCGAGGTCTGCGAGGGCTTCGACGCGGAGGGCCGCAGCATTAGCAAGACCCGCGGGTGGTACAGCCCGGGGAGCCGCTCGTTGGACGAAGGGGACAAGGCCAGCCACAAGCCGGAGGAAATGGACGAGCACGCGCTGGTGGAGCTAGAGTTGCACCGCGGCAGCTCCATGGAAATCAATCCGGGGGAGGACACCGCATCCCAGATCGAGGCCG aAAAGTCTTCCTCAATGTCATCGCTCAATATTGCGAAGCACACGCCCCATCGAGCCTACTGGGCAGAGCAGCAGAGCAGG CTGCCGCTGCCCCTGATGGAACTCATGGAGAATGAAGCTCTGGAAATCCTCACCAAAGCCCACCGGA GCTACCAGTTAGGGATCGGCAGGGACCACTTCCTGACTAAGGAGCTGCAGCGATACATCGAGGGGCTCAAGAAGCGCCGGAGCAAGAGGCTGTACGTGAATTAA
- the KCNK4 gene encoding potassium channel subfamily K member 4 isoform X2 encodes MRSTTLLALLALVLLYLVSGALVFRALEQPHEQQAQRELGEVREKFLRAHPCVSDQELGLLIKEVADALGGGADPETNSTSNSSHSAWDLGSAFFFSGTIITTIGYGNVALRTDAGRLFCIFYALVGIPLFGILLAGVGDRLGSSLRRGIGHIEAIFLKWHVPPELVRVLSAMLFLLIGCLLFVLTPTFVFCYMEDWSKLEAIYFVIVTLTTVGFGDYVAGADPRQDSPAYQPLVWFWILLGLAYFASVLTTIGNWLRVVSRRTRAEMGGLTAQAASWTGTVTARVTQRAGPAAPPPEKERPLLPPPPCPAQPLGRPRSPSPPKKAQPPSPPTASALDYPSENLAFIDESSDTQSERGCPLPRAPRGRRRPNPPRKPVRPRGPGRPRDKDVPV; translated from the exons ATGCGCAGCACCACGCTCCTGGCCCTGCTGGCGCTGGTCTTGCTGTACTTGGTGTCTGGTGCCCTGGTGTTCCGGGCCCTGGAGCAGCCCCACGAGCAGCAGGCCCAGAGGGAGCTGGGGGAGGTCCGAGAGAAGTTCCTGAGGGCCCATCCGTGTGTGAGCGACCAGGAGCTGGGCCTTCTCATCAAG GAGGTGGCTGATGCCCTGGGAGGGGGTGCGGACCCAGAAACCAACTCGACCAGTAACAGCAGCCACTCAGCCTGGGACCTGGGCAGCGCCTTCTTTTTCTCAGggaccatcatcaccaccatcg GCTATGGCAATGTGGCCCTGCGCACAGATGCTGGGCGCCTCTTCTGCATCTTTTATGCACTGGTGGGGATTCCGCTGTTTGGGATCCTACTGGCAGGGGTTGGGGACCGACTGGGCTCCTCCCTGCGCCGTGGCATCGGTCACATTGAAGCCATCTTCTTG AAGTGGCACGTGCCACCGGAGCTAGTAAGAGTGCTGTCAGCGATGCTCTTCCTACTGATCGGCTGCCTGCTCTTTGTCCTCACGCCCACGTTCGTGTTCTGCTATATGGAGGACTGGAGCAAGCTGGAGGCCATCTACTTTGTCATAGTGACGCTTACCACCGTGGGCTTTGGTGACTATGTGGCCG GCGCGGACCCCAGGCAGGACTCCCCAGCCTATCAGCCGCTGGTGTGGTTCTGGATCCTGCTCGGCCTGGCTTACTTCGCCTCAGTGCTCACCACCATCGGGAACTGGCTGCGAGTAGTGTCCCGCCGCACTCGGGCAGAG ATGGGCGGCCTCACGGCGCAGGCTGCCAGCTGGACTGGCACGGTGACGGCGCGCGTGACCCAGCGAGCCGGGCCCGCTGCCCCGCCGCCAGAGAAGGAGCGGCCACTGCTGCCTCCACCGCCCTGTCCAGCGCAGCCGCTGGGCAGGCCCCGATCCCCTTCGCCCCCGAAGAAGGCTCAGCCGCCTTCCCCGCCCACGGCCTCGGCCCTGGATTATCCCAGCGAGAACCTGGCCTTCATCGACGAGTCCTCGGACACGCAGAGCGAGCGCGGCTGCCCGCTGCCCCGCGCGCCGCGAGGTCGCCGCCGCCCCAATCCCCCCAGGAAGCCCGTGCGGCCCCGCGGCCCCGGGCGTCCCCGAGACAAAGACGTGCCGGTGTAG
- the KCNK4 gene encoding potassium channel subfamily K member 4 isoform X1: MCVGSGCPGAAGTPMGAGGARASAECAVTTAPQEPPARPLQGGSGAGPAPGRAMRSTTLLALLALVLLYLVSGALVFRALEQPHEQQAQRELGEVREKFLRAHPCVSDQELGLLIKEVADALGGGADPETNSTSNSSHSAWDLGSAFFFSGTIITTIGYGNVALRTDAGRLFCIFYALVGIPLFGILLAGVGDRLGSSLRRGIGHIEAIFLKWHVPPELVRVLSAMLFLLIGCLLFVLTPTFVFCYMEDWSKLEAIYFVIVTLTTVGFGDYVAGADPRQDSPAYQPLVWFWILLGLAYFASVLTTIGNWLRVVSRRTRAEMGGLTAQAASWTGTVTARVTQRAGPAAPPPEKERPLLPPPPCPAQPLGRPRSPSPPKKAQPPSPPTASALDYPSENLAFIDESSDTQSERGCPLPRAPRGRRRPNPPRKPVRPRGPGRPRDKDVPV; encoded by the exons ATGTGCGTGGGCTCTGGGTGCCCTGGCGCGGCCGGCACGCCCATGGGGGCCGGGGGTGCCCGGGCGTCTGCGGAGTGTGCAG TGACGACAGCTCCCCAGGAGCCCCCTGCCCGGCCCCTCCAGGGGGGCAGTGGAGCTGGCCCGGCGCCTGGGCGCGCCATGCGCAGCACCACGCTCCTGGCCCTGCTGGCGCTGGTCTTGCTGTACTTGGTGTCTGGTGCCCTGGTGTTCCGGGCCCTGGAGCAGCCCCACGAGCAGCAGGCCCAGAGGGAGCTGGGGGAGGTCCGAGAGAAGTTCCTGAGGGCCCATCCGTGTGTGAGCGACCAGGAGCTGGGCCTTCTCATCAAG GAGGTGGCTGATGCCCTGGGAGGGGGTGCGGACCCAGAAACCAACTCGACCAGTAACAGCAGCCACTCAGCCTGGGACCTGGGCAGCGCCTTCTTTTTCTCAGggaccatcatcaccaccatcg GCTATGGCAATGTGGCCCTGCGCACAGATGCTGGGCGCCTCTTCTGCATCTTTTATGCACTGGTGGGGATTCCGCTGTTTGGGATCCTACTGGCAGGGGTTGGGGACCGACTGGGCTCCTCCCTGCGCCGTGGCATCGGTCACATTGAAGCCATCTTCTTG AAGTGGCACGTGCCACCGGAGCTAGTAAGAGTGCTGTCAGCGATGCTCTTCCTACTGATCGGCTGCCTGCTCTTTGTCCTCACGCCCACGTTCGTGTTCTGCTATATGGAGGACTGGAGCAAGCTGGAGGCCATCTACTTTGTCATAGTGACGCTTACCACCGTGGGCTTTGGTGACTATGTGGCCG GCGCGGACCCCAGGCAGGACTCCCCAGCCTATCAGCCGCTGGTGTGGTTCTGGATCCTGCTCGGCCTGGCTTACTTCGCCTCAGTGCTCACCACCATCGGGAACTGGCTGCGAGTAGTGTCCCGCCGCACTCGGGCAGAG ATGGGCGGCCTCACGGCGCAGGCTGCCAGCTGGACTGGCACGGTGACGGCGCGCGTGACCCAGCGAGCCGGGCCCGCTGCCCCGCCGCCAGAGAAGGAGCGGCCACTGCTGCCTCCACCGCCCTGTCCAGCGCAGCCGCTGGGCAGGCCCCGATCCCCTTCGCCCCCGAAGAAGGCTCAGCCGCCTTCCCCGCCCACGGCCTCGGCCCTGGATTATCCCAGCGAGAACCTGGCCTTCATCGACGAGTCCTCGGACACGCAGAGCGAGCGCGGCTGCCCGCTGCCCCGCGCGCCGCGAGGTCGCCGCCGCCCCAATCCCCCCAGGAAGCCCGTGCGGCCCCGCGGCCCCGGGCGTCCCCGAGACAAAGACGTGCCGGTGTAG